In Microcoleus sp. bin38.metabat.b11b12b14.051, the genomic stretch TACTGCGATTATGTAGAAAAGCAATTGAAGGAGAAGCAAGTGTCGGTGGAAACGTTTACGTTTGCTGGTGATTACTACTCGCTGCCGAATCTGGTGCCAATGTTATCTCGTCCTTCGCGGCTGGAGTTGTTGATGGAAATTCTGGATGTGGCTTTGCCTGTGAGGGATGACAAGTGATAGAATGGGATTACCCGTCAGTTATGCTGGCGGGCAATGCTCACTTTATGGGATAGCTACTGTGCCATACCTCAAAGCCAAACATCTATCAACCCAAGGTAAAAGGTTTAATGAGAGGGTAAAAACTGCTAATCGCAAGTTAATTTATATTGGTGGTGAAATCAGGTTTCAATCCGAGATGGATTTGGAAGATTATATAGATGAGAAATTCGATGAAATATTTCCATCATTACTGAAAATCAAAAGGCAGCATACTGTACAAATGCAGCGATGCGATTTATTGTGCTGTACAAAATCCGAAAATCAGCCTGTAATTATTGAGTTAAAAAATGAAGAAGATCGAGGATTAGTTTCGCAGCTAACTCGGTATCGTAAAGCTATTCTCAGCAATAAATGCTTTGATGATAAAATTGACTATTCATTGCCCGTTAAAATGATAGCGATCGCACCGGGCTTTCATAAAGATAATTATACAGATAAAGAATCATCAAAATTTGAAGATGATTTTGATTTTTGGGAATTTGCTGTAGAAAATCATAATAATTCAGGCAGATTTAAACTATTAAGTGAAATTCATGAAATTTCTTACCCTGTATTTGGGTTGCCAGAAATCTCTCCTAATTTAGATAGGAGCAGTTTACCTGCTTTTACTTGCAATTTTTTAGGTAGGCTACCACGAGACTATCATACAGATTTTCTGAAGTTGCGAACTTTGCTTTTGTCTCAGCCAAAAGTAAAAGAAATGGTTAGTACCACTTACAGAAAAATATTGTATGCAACTGGGGATGGAGTGAATCACAAAAAAGTGGCAGAAATAACTAACACTACTAACGGAATCGTTTTATTTCTTTGGTTGCCAACAGCCGTTATCAAAAACATTAAAACACCGGTAACTCGATTTGGATTTGTTTTGAAAAAAGGAAGCAACCCTTTTTCGGAAAGTTCTTCCATAGAATGGGTCGTCTGTACAAAAAATACTCTCAACTTGAATGAGGAACCTCAACCAAATACATATTCAGGAATGACCCGACATGGAATGTTAAAATGGTGCCAACCTAATATGTACTTATCGCAAGCTGCACTAGGTTATAATAATACTTTTTGGTTACTTATCAATCTTCTTAAAGGTATTACTCCTCCTCTTGATAACACTACTCTGGAATGGTGGAAATCTTACGCAAAGGAGACACCCACTAATTTAGGATGGTTCATAGATTTAGCTATCAAAACCTGGAATTATCGCATTAAGTAATAGTTTTATATGAGGCAGATCGATCGCACTTAAGCTAAACTAGAATCATAGTCAATCAAACAGCTACAACCTCATATCCAACATGAAAACGGATCTTTCCCTCCCTGATTCACTCTATAACCAAGTATCCATCCTGGCAAATGAGATGCAGATTCCTGAAAAACAACTGCTGATTCTAGCAATAGAAGACTACTTGCGTCGCCATCATCAACAAGAACTCCTCAAAAGCATCAATGAAGCCTATGCAGATGGACTCGATCCGTCAGAACAAGTTATGCTGGAGGGAATGCGTCAACATCATAGATATTTGGCAGAAACAGAATGATAATTCGTCAGGGAGATATCTACTGGATAGATTTAGGACAGCCGATAGGTTATGAACCAGGTTATATTCGTCCTTATGTCGTCATTCAAAACGATGTACTGAACAGTTCTCAAATCAGAACTGTAATTGTTTGTACATTGACTACTAATCTCAGACGAGCTAAGGCGATGGGTAATGTATTACTTGAAGCCGGAGAAGCTAATCTAGCAGACCAAAGTGTAGTGAATGTGTCTCAATTTTTGACATTAGATAAAGCTTTATTGATAGATAAAATTGGCAGAGTTTCTCAGGAGAGAGTCCGACAAATTCTAGCAGGGTTAGCACTTGTGACTAAGCCAATGGAAATAGATTTAGGTGAACAAGATGAGTGAGATAATAGTACGATCGCCCTTTACTCCCAAACATCCCCCTGAATATCCTGAAGCGACAAGTTTTTCCCGATTTTTAACTCTTCCCTAGTTTGTGCGATAATTTCCAGTAACTCAGGATTGGCGATCGATGACACTAACTGGGAATCCGCAGCAGCTAAAGCAGCGCGCAGCTTCGGCGAAGTGAGTGCGGGATATTTCTCTAACACCTGCTCTTGGGTCCATCCTGCCGCAAACAGCCCCAACAAGAATTCTACAGACAATCGAGTTTCTGCCGCTGCGGGTTGAATTGTTGCAGTTTTTGGCTTGGGATGAATGAGCTTTCGCCAGTCCATTTTTTTACTTAAACCATTTGGGAAGATTTTGCCGATTATACTGCATTTTGTCACAGTATAAATACGGGGATTGCTGACTGACTCTGTAACAGCGCTACCGCAAGTCAGACGATTTGAAATTTGAGATTTTATATTTGAGAATTGAATAATTGGCCGTGACTGAGAGCAAGGAGGGTTAGCCGTTTAGCGACGAGTTGTATTTTTTTATAGGTATTATTGCGCGATTTGAGGATTAAATTGTTATTGCGATCGCAGTGCCGCACTTTCTTGTAGACTATACTGATGGGTGCCGACGGGGCGATCGCCTTTCTCATTTTGTCCGTTTCAATACCAAATCGCGTTAGCGAAGCCCTCAAAGAGGATCGCACGCCGATATCAACCCACTGTGTAACCCACTGTGCAACCCACTGTGCAACCCACTGTGCAACCCACTGTGCAACCCACTGTGCAACCACAGTACAACTACTTTAACTTCTTAAAACTATGGGAAAAAAGTCGAAAGCCAAAAAATCCCTGGTCAAAAAATCCACTTTGCTCAGCCAGCGACTGCAAGAAGCTCTCGATCGAGGCTGTAAAGTTTGGATTAAAACAAATAATAGCAGTTTCGGTGGCATTCCGGTTAATTTGTACGGAGATTTTGCCGAACTTTTGGTAATAGTTCCCCCTAACGAACACGGGGAAAATACCGATGCTTACGGACAAGTTACGTGGTTGATTCGACTTTCTGATATTATTGCACTCGCCTATCCTACTGAATACTGGTCTAAAGATAGATTAGAAAGTTTGCTACCGCCGGATGCAGTTACGTCTGAAGTAGGAGATTAACTGGCCGAGGTGCTGGTGGCGCACCTACTGGTTTGTAGTGAGGACTTTAGTCCTTATAATCAGAGGACTAAAGTCCTCACTACAAACCTTTATAGTCGCAGAAATAACCGGAAATAATATGATATTGTCTGCGATCGATTAACCCAATATAAAAGGTTTGTAGTGCGGACTAAAGTCCGCTCTCCGGCTACGGACTAAAGTCCGCACTACAAACTATTTTTGTTATGGTAATCGACCGGACATAATATGACTATTTTCTCAGCTATTATGACGATCGCAAATTTACACCTTTGCGACCGATTTTTGTATTGTCAATTACTTGTTGCAAGCTGAAAGCTGTATTTTGCAGTTGCCACCATCTAGTTCGCTGCAACCAGCCAGAGCTTGAGCTTCTGCTGATGCTTTATCATCGCCCCAGCCCGCACCTGCTCCTCCTTTTCCTACTGATATCGCTCCACAGTTATTGGTATTAGATGTCAGCGCTTGACAGTCGTTAGCCCCTCCGCTTTGTGTATTGCAGGCAGCTACTGCTGCATCTAGGGCTTCTTTCTCTGTAGCATGATCCCAACTAATACCCGTGGCGTCAGAAGTCGGGGAATAAGCAGTAGCTCCATGAGTGTTCTGAGCTTGGGCCATCTGGGCAGAGCCAAACATAGGAAGTGTCAGAACAGTCAATACTACCAACTTTAAACCAAGTTTTTGCAGCATATTCACTTAATTTTTTAATACACTTAACTGTGAATTATCGTTAACTATTATATTTGGCATTGAATCGATGTCAATAGTATTTATAAATGTTTATATACGCTTAATTTAAATGCAGACTGTGTAAAAATAAGTAAAATTACGGAGGTCACTTCAATGGCAGATATCCGCAAAATCCTCACCCAACTTGGGGCAAAAGAAGGGCAGCTACTCAATACCCAATTCCTGGCTCCTTGCGTTCGGAGGGGAAAGGTGCGGACAAGGATAGCTGGCATGATTTATACTTTTAAATCGCAGCCGTCCAACTTTGAAGGATGGGCTATTTTTGCGCCGATTAATGAGAAAATTGCTGCTGTGGTTGACGAACCGGATTTGCCACAAATGGCAGAGTATTTACAACTGCTGGTACCGATTCGCTTGCAACTGGCTCGCATTCTGCAAGGGCAAACTTGGCTGGCTTATCCTGTTAACGAGTCTGATGCTAAACAGCGCACGGGTGTTGCTAAACCCGTAGCTGTACATTTAGTAACTGAAGGCTCGCAGTTCGATAGGATTGTGGCGCGGTGGGACGGTGATTCTTTCTGGTTTGAGGAAATTGACAGGCGCGCCGATCCGCTGCTGCCAGAGCAGTTAAAAGCAGCTTTAAAAAAGTTGATTTTACCTCAAGATGTTCGCCTTAAAGGAATGACGCCGGAAATGCGAGTTGTTTATGAATTTGTGGCAAGAAATATTAAAGATTTCAATCCGAAAGTGCGGGACGAACAACGCTTGCAGCGGGCGTTAAAAATGGGCGGCGGCGAGTTGCGAGATTTTAGCGATCGCCAAGATTATTGGTTGGTTGAATGGACTAGCGGCAGCGGAGAGCATCATAGTTCGGCGATCGCCAAAAAAGACTTAACTGTGATGAGTGCTGGCATTTGTCTCAGCGGATTGGACAAGGATTTCGACTTGCAGTCATTAGTCGGAGTCGTCGAAAATAGATAATGGGCATTGTTGGTTGTTAACAGTTAACTGTTAACTGTTAACTGTTAACTGTTAACTGTTAGCTGTTAACTGTTAGCTGTTAACTGTTAGCTGTTAACTGTTAGCTGTTAACTGTCAACTCTTCGACTCCCCTCGACTTCGCGGGCGGGCAAGTCGCGAGCGCGCTCTTCTGTCAACTGTCAACTCTTCGACTCCCCTCGACTTCGCGGGCGGGCAAGTCGCGAGCGCGCTCTTCTGTCAACCCCTCGACTCCGCGGGCGGGATCTTCTGTCAACTGTCAACTGTCAACTAATATGAGTATATTCTTTCACGAACAACTTTACCGCAGTCCGGCAGTGATGTCGCTGGTTAAAAATTTCCCGGTAACGGTGTGCGGTGCGGGCGCTTTGGGTGCGAATATGGTAGAGAGTCTGGCGCGATCGGGCTTTTGTCAGTTAAGAGTCATCGATCGCGATCGCATCGAAGAGCGCAACCTTTCCACTCAACCCTATTATCGATCGGACATCGGCGCCTTCAAAGCCAAAATTCTCGCCAACAACCTGTACCGCGCCTTGTCTGTCAGCATTGAGGCGCACTCCAAGGAATTGACACCCGCCAATGTCGATCGCCTGCTTGCCAAGAGTGCCGTGGCGATCGATACTTTTGATAATAGCATCGGGCGACAAGCAGTCAAAGACTACTGTGCGAGTGCCTCCATTCCGTGCTTGCACGTCGGATTAGCCGCCGATTACTCAGAAATAATTTGGAACCAACACTATCGGGTTCCTTCACCGGCGAATGATGACATTTGTGATTACCCGCTGGCGAGAAACTTGGTAATGCTGACAGTTTCTGTAGCGTGCGAAGTAATTGTTACCTTTGCTGCTACCCAAGAACAACAAAATTTAACTTGCACGATCAAAGATTTTGCGGTAAAGCCACTTATGTTGTAAAATGCCGGTTGACCAAAAAACGAGATGCAAGCCCCTGGCTTTAGACACGGGGAAAAGTCGGCAGCGGTTTCAACCGCGTTCAATACTTTTTTTACGTGGTTAATCAAGAAATGATGTTATCATAGAGGGCGATCAAGTAAGAACAACCATCTACGTGTTGAAACATCCTAGAGGGCGAGCAATTCCGGCAACGGACAGATCCGACTCAGATTCGGAATAGTTCTCATAGCAAACAATAGCAGGATGTAGAGCGTACCGTATCTGTTGGCTAGCGATGGACTCGCGTTCGCAAAAAAACCAAATAAAGTATACGCAATGTTTGAATAAATTCAAACGGAGTGAGTAGCGGCGACTTGATAGCGCCTTTGAAGGTCTGACTCTGGACTCTTCAAGAATCCCCCTCGCTTTTAAGCATGGGGAGTATCAATGTTGCCAGAAACCCGATCGAGGTTGGACACCTCCATCCCACACACCAGGTTTCTCACTCTCAAACAATCGCCATTCGATTTTAGATTTTAGATTTTAGATTGACTCGCCTTGAGGAATCTGAAAGCTTAAACTAGAGTCTAAGATTTTTGGTTCGTCCACGACTTGAGTCGGCAGCTTGTACCCGTTTATTGCAAGTCAATATCGCAGAAAACGCTTGAGAAAATTAACAGGGAAAGTATGGTTGGATCGCAGACTTTTTATTATTTACTAGCAGTGCTCGGCTTATTAGTTTTGACTGGGGCAAATGCAGCCAGTTATTCTGGCACCAGCAGCAGCAGCACAGTTTGCCACACTAATGATTGCCACGAACCAGAAGTCCGTTACCATAAAAGGATTTTAAAACACGGATCGAGAGGTGAAGATGTAAAGAAACTGCAAAAACTGTTAAACGCCCGCGGTGTGTGTCCAGAACCGATCGCACTTGATGGCATTTTCGGTAGAACAACTCTAGATGCAGTGAAAATATTTCAGCGGGAAGCCAAGCTTCCTGTAGACGGAATTGTGGGAGGCAAAACTTGGGACAGACTGTTTACGAGTTCGTGAATTTTATTACCGGACAACAAAAGTTCCTAAGTCAGTCGATTTTAGATTTTAGATTTTAGATTTTAGATTTACTCAAAAACAGATGAGTCTGGAAGCTTAAACTAGGGTCTAATTTTTTTGACTAAACCCTCTATAGCCTCGGAAAGCTAGTACCTGTTTTTGGGATGGTCATCTTTGATAATGATTAATTTCTGCGGTTTGTAGTTGCACGTAAAGCATATTTTGTGCAACTACAAATACCTAAATTGCAATCAAGAATCAATCGCTAAGGGGCTTGCTAATGAATGAAGTTTTAGATTTTTGGTTTGGTCGATCGCACTCTCGCGAGTTTGGCAAAGTCCAAAAGAAGTGGTTTGAAAAAGATACGGACTTTGATGCCGAGGTGCGAGATCGCTTTCTGCCGCAATACGAACGAGCAGCCTCCGGTGAACTCGACTCCTGGCAAGATTCCCCGGAAAACTGCCTAGCATTAATTATACTCCTCGATCAATTCCCGCGCAATATGTTTCGCGCCACAGCCCAAGCCTTCGCCACAGACAGCAAAGCTTTGGCCGCCGCCCAACACGCTGTTAACAGTCAGTTCGATCGCGAATTGCTGACTGTACAAAAATGGTTTGTTTACCTGCCTTTTGAGCACAGCGAAAATTTAGAACACCAGCAAAAGTCTGTGGAATTATTTCGCCAACTCAGTGGCGAACCTGACAGCGATTCAGTGATTGATTTTGCAATGCGGCATTTTCAAATCATCGAGCGTTTTGGGAGATTTCCCCACCGCAATCAAATTCTGGGACGCGACACAACTCCGGAAGAAGCAGAGTTTCTCAAACAACCCGGTTCGGGATTTTAAAGCGCGACAGCCAAATATCGATCGTTACTCACATAATCTCCGATAGATTAGCGGACGCTGACAGTTAATCAGTTGATAGCTTTGGTCAGTTGACAGTTGACAGTTGACAGTTGATAGCCCGCTCGCGCAGTCGTTGGGTTGACAGCGTTAATCAGTTGACAGTTGACAGTTGACAGTTGACAGTGACGTGCAAGGAATAGGATGGGAGTAATGAATAGTTTTATTTTAATTTATCCCTACAAGGGAGAGGCTTTAAACCAAATGTTTGGCAATCAAATAAAAAGCTTGCGGTTTTAAAGCTGGTACTATGGATTACCAGAATACTTCCTATGATGCCCGATCGATATAATAATACCAATTTAAAAAAACCTTGCTACAAAAAATAAATTAGAGGTTTTTACCTGTAGGGACGTAAGGCCAAGCCGTCTCCGGCAATTTATGACGATAGACAGATAATTTATATAGGCTTAATGGGCGTAGCAACAATTTGTAAAAATGGTATAAAAACGGTTCGTAGTACGGACTTCAGTCCGCTCCGGATGCGGACTTAAGTCCGCACTACGAACGAATTTTAGTGAGGTTAGTCGATCGCACGCGATATCACTCGGGAGCGATCGAGGCTATAGGTGAGAACGCTGTAGAGAATGTCTTGAAAGCGACTGACATTCTCTACAGGTGAATATCAGTCGCTTGTCGATGATTTCGATTAATTGCGGTGATTGTTGCTGTAACGAATTCGAGCTCCGGCCCACTGAAGTTTTTCCCTCAAAGTGCCGTAATAAGAATAGTTTTCTCGCAAAATGATAAACTTGGCTTCGCAGTCTGCCATCCGCACGTCTACGCGCTGTCCGGGCCAAATTGATGTAGCTAAAATGCCGTCCATCCAGAGTTTTGTACTGAGTTCGTAATCTGCTAATGGCCAAATGCTGACGACGGAACCGGGAGGCAGAACTACTGCCCGACTTGATAAACTTAAAGGGCAAATTGGAGTAACTGCGATCGCATCCATGCCAGGATGGATAATCGGCCCGTTGGCGGATGCGGTGTAACAAGTCGAACCGGTGGGAGTTGCGACAATTAAACCGTCGCCTTGATATTGATCGACTACTTCGCCGTCAACTTCCATTTCTAGAATACAGCTCGGCATTCGATCGGCAGAAGCAGGTTTGACACACATTTCGTTAAGTGCCAAAAATCGATCGCTCTGGGGCTCCAAATTAGTTCTGTTTCCCTCAAAAAGCGCCGCCTGCAACATCATGCGCTTCTGCACAGCATACCTATCTTCGGCGAGTCTGTCCCAAATCTCTTCTGTATTTTGGAAATCCTCAAAAGACTCGGTTAAAAAGCCCAGATGTCCGCCGACATTCGCAGCTAAAATCGGGATGCCGTCAGCAGATAAATTCCGCGCTGCCGCTAGGGCTGTACCGTCGCCACCGAGGACTACGGCTAAATCAATTGGGCTGTTACTAGAAGCTAAAAATACTGGATAGGGGTTATCTTTCGGGCCGCTGGGGCCCATTAAAACTTGACAACCACGACTTTCTAACTGGCGGGCGCATTGTTCTGCCCACCGCTGGCTAAGGAGATCTCTGGCTTTGTGGGCGATAATTACTTGTTTTAGTTGCACAATGAATCTATTTTAGATTTTAGACTTCGGCTAGCGCTCAGTCGAACGATTTTAGATTTTAGATTATTGAGATTTGAGACTGATGTCAAATGCTGTGGCATCCGGATGATGCCGTAGTGGAAGTGTCCGATCGCCAGAACAATATCAGCAAAACTCTCACAATTTGTTCGATCGACACAAACCGGTGTTTGATGTCAATTTATATTTTGCAGCATTTTTCACAATTTGGAGGCAGAGCCTCCGGATCAGTTTTACCAGGCAGAGCCTGGTAACGAGGAAATCTCAAATCTCAAATCTCAAATCGCATCATCCATCGGTGATTCGGGATTTGGGCTGTGGCCAGATAATGCTGGTATCGGCTGCGAGGATGCGCGCAACTGCGATCGCCCCAAAGCGATTGAGGTGGCTGGGATCGAAAAAATAGTCGTTACGATTTGGCCACCGCTGGGATAAGTCGCGGAAGGCGAAGCCTTTTTGGGCTGAGAGTTGCTTCATTCGTTGTCTAAACTGTTGTTCTGCCGATCGACGAGTTGGATCTAAGTAGTCGTCGGTGAGGGGCAAGTTGACGAAAATTAGGGGGATTTTCCGAGTTTTGGTAAATGCTACGACTGAATTAAAGGCTGTTGCTTGTTCGCCGCTGAGGTTGAAGTCTTCGTAGTCGCGATCGTATCTACCTGACACGTAAGGCCTTTGTCGATAATATGTGTCGGGATTGTAACTGCCCGACATTGACAGGAATCCGTTAGAGTCGATCGCATCTGCTAATTCGCTGACTTGTCTGATTGCTACTGTTGTAGCATTCTGGGCAACAGGCAAGATGCCTGTTCCACTTGACAGGAATTTGACTGTGGGGTGGGCATCTGGCCCGCCGCTGAAAGGTCGATCGACCGATGCTTGCGATCGGCGGAAAGTGGCATCGCCATCAGTGTTGCAGGGCTGCGGGAATCTGTAACACTTGGGAGTCACGTTAGGTTCACCAGACGCGAGTTTGGGGCGAACCCCTTTTGCTAAAAGCTGGCTGCCTTCAGAATCGACGATCGAATTAAAAGTGCGATCGTCCCGGCCGCTGTTAAATGCGCGCACGCCGTCCGCCCAGACAATCATTTGAGGCAAATGATCGGGCTTCAAAAGCCGCCGCATTTGAAAGTCAACAACTTGGGCTGTTGCGCCGTTGACTGAAAAGTTAAATACCTTTAAACCCGGACTCCCGTTAGCGGCCAAAGATTGTTTTAGCTGTTTGGGATCGAC encodes the following:
- a CDS encoding type II toxin-antitoxin system PemK/MazF family toxin translates to MIIRQGDIYWIDLGQPIGYEPGYIRPYVVIQNDVLNSSQIRTVIVCTLTTNLRRAKAMGNVLLEAGEANLADQSVVNVSQFLTLDKALLIDKIGRVSQERVRQILAGLALVTKPMEIDLGEQDE
- a CDS encoding DUF433 domain-containing protein, giving the protein MDWRKLIHPKPKTATIQPAAAETRLSVEFLLGLFAAGWTQEQVLEKYPALTSPKLRAALAAADSQLVSSIANPELLEIIAQTREELKIGKNLSLQDIQGDVWE
- a CDS encoding DUF4189 domain-containing protein, whose translation is MLQKLGLKLVVLTVLTLPMFGSAQMAQAQNTHGATAYSPTSDATGISWDHATEKEALDAAVAACNTQSGGANDCQALTSNTNNCGAISVGKGGAGAGWGDDKASAEAQALAGCSELDGGNCKIQLSACNK
- a CDS encoding ThiF family adenylyltransferase encodes the protein MSIFFHEQLYRSPAVMSLVKNFPVTVCGAGALGANMVESLARSGFCQLRVIDRDRIEERNLSTQPYYRSDIGAFKAKILANNLYRALSVSIEAHSKELTPANVDRLLAKSAVAIDTFDNSIGRQAVKDYCASASIPCLHVGLAADYSEIIWNQHYRVPSPANDDICDYPLARNLVMLTVSVACEVIVTFAATQEQQNLTCTIKDFAVKPLML
- a CDS encoding peptidoglycan-binding domain-containing protein encodes the protein MVGSQTFYYLLAVLGLLVLTGANAASYSGTSSSSTVCHTNDCHEPEVRYHKRILKHGSRGEDVKKLQKLLNARGVCPEPIALDGIFGRTTLDAVKIFQREAKLPVDGIVGGKTWDRLFTSS
- a CDS encoding DUF924 family protein, producing the protein MNEVLDFWFGRSHSREFGKVQKKWFEKDTDFDAEVRDRFLPQYERAASGELDSWQDSPENCLALIILLDQFPRNMFRATAQAFATDSKALAAAQHAVNSQFDRELLTVQKWFVYLPFEHSENLEHQQKSVELFRQLSGEPDSDSVIDFAMRHFQIIERFGRFPHRNQILGRDTTPEEAEFLKQPGSGF
- a CDS encoding NAD(+) kinase → MQLKQVIIAHKARDLLSQRWAEQCARQLESRGCQVLMGPSGPKDNPYPVFLASSNSPIDLAVVLGGDGTALAAARNLSADGIPILAANVGGHLGFLTESFEDFQNTEEIWDRLAEDRYAVQKRMMLQAALFEGNRTNLEPQSDRFLALNEMCVKPASADRMPSCILEMEVDGEVVDQYQGDGLIVATPTGSTCYTASANGPIIHPGMDAIAVTPICPLSLSSRAVVLPPGSVVSIWPLADYELSTKLWMDGILATSIWPGQRVDVRMADCEAKFIILRENYSYYGTLREKLQWAGARIRYSNNHRN